From the genome of Eucalyptus grandis isolate ANBG69807.140 chromosome 2, ASM1654582v1, whole genome shotgun sequence, one region includes:
- the LOC104434327 gene encoding pentatricopeptide repeat-containing protein At4g38010 codes for MPPKPPCPRFSRFSNSSATKHLDPFREIASRLQSCTRATHLDQMHAHLTTTGLLLNPVMAGKLVAALSASPSPSAVSAAHSVARGIEGLDSFTWNAVIRGYLERNDPQNAVLVYSHLRGLNKTVDSYTVLFVIKACGLIPAIDQGKLMHAQILKMGFVSEIIVQTALLNMYAMFDEIRSMQKVFDEMPRRDLVAWNSLIASYIGRNCSREALEVARTMVHDNVTVNEVTAVSVLSACSVLKASREGKSVHGYLLKTDVNLDVFVQNALIGMYSKCGSLLNACRIFRSMATRNVVSWTAMIDGYAWNGHFNEALSIYRQMESANVRPDEVTLLSVISVCSELGTSELSEWITLIVEKCGPKRERTTLANALMRMHAKCGNILKTCQIFDGMKERTLITWTTMIQALAMHGHGRAALMRFVQMQRQGLKPDGVVFLCVLFACSHAGLVEYARKCFNLMIKEFNVKPWMEHCGCMVDLLCRAGLVEDAFDFVANMPVEPDMILWRMLLVACQNQGRPELVSQVMDHIHELGPKSSEDYVLMSNVCASVAEWDVVKEVREEMKQRGVTKEVPGSSFLEVDENVHTS; via the coding sequence ATGCCGCCGAAGCCGCCATGCCCTCGCTTCTCCAGATTCTCGAATTCGAGCGCCACAAAGCACCTCGACCCGTTTCGAGAAATCGCCTCGCGCCTGCAATCATGCACGCGCGCGACCCACCTCGACCAGATGCACGCGCACCTGACCACCACGGGGCTCCTCCTCAACCCGGTCATGGCGGGCAAGCTCGTCGCGGCTCTGTCGGCGAGCCCGTCCCCGTCCGCGGTTTCCGCGGCTCATTCCGTCGCTCGGGGAATCGAGGGTCTCGACTCGTTCACGTGGAACGCCGTCATCAGGGGTTACTTGGAGAGGAACGACCCTCAAAATGCCGTCTTGGTGTATTCCCATTTGAGGGGACTGAACAAGACGGTGGACTCTTATACTGTTCTGTTCGTGATCAAGGCTTGCGGGTTGATTCCCGCGATTGATCAAGGGAAACTGATGCATGCCCAGATTTTGAAGATGGGTTTTGTGTCGGAGATCATCGTGCAGACCGCCCTCCTTAATATGTATGCGATGTTCGACGAAATTCGGAGCATGCAGAaagtgttcgacgaaatgcctcGTAGAGACCTAGTTGCTTGGAACTCTCTTATTGCCTCGTATATTGGACGGAACTGCTCTAGGGAAGCTCTTGAAGTTGCTCGCACCATGGTCCATGACAATGTGACTGTAAATGAAGTGACTGCAGTGAGCGTTCTCTCGGCTTGTTCGGTGCTAAAGGCCTCGAGAGAAGGGAAATCTGTCCATGGTTATTTGCTAAAAACCGATGTCAATCTGGATGTCTTTGTTCAGAATGCCTTGATAGGGATGTACTCCAAATGCGGTTCTTTACTGAACGCTTGCAGGATTTTCCGTTCAATGGCTACGAGGAATGTTGTTTCGTGGACAGCAATGATCGATGGCTATGCATGGAATGGTCATTTTAATGAAGCATTGTCTATTTATAGACAAATGGAGTCTGCCAATGTAAGACCGGATGAGGTTACTCTGTTGAGTGTTATTTCGGTGTGCTCTGAGTTGGGAACCTCTGAACTCAGTGAGTGGATTACTCTAATAGTTGAGAAATGTGGACCTAAAAGGGAGAGGACTACTCTGGCTAATGCCCTTATGAGAATGCATGCAAAATGTGGTAACATCTTGAAGACTTGTCAAATTTTCGATGGGATGAAGGAGAGAACACTAATAACTTGGACCACTATGATTCAGGCCCTAGCAATGCACGGGCACGGCAGAGCTGCTTTGATGAGGTTCGTTCAAATGCAGAGGCAAGGCTTAAAACCTGATGGGGTTGTCTTCCTCTGTGTACTATTCGCTTGTAGCCATGCTGGTTTGGTAGAATATGCAAGAAAATGTTTCAATCTAATGATAAAGGAATTTAATGTCAAGCCATGGATGGAGCACTGTGGCTGCATGGTGGATCTATTATGTAGAGCTGGGCTAGTTGAAGATGCATTTGACTTTGTGGCGAATATGCCAGTTGAACCAGATATGATTCTGTGGAGAATGCTCCTCGTGGCTTGTCAAAACCAAGGACGCCCCGAACTGGTGAGTCAAGTTATGGATCATATACATGAATTGGGGCCTAAGAGTAGCGAGGACTACGTGCTAATGTCAAATGTGTGCGCTTCAGTGGCTGAGTGGGATGTCGTGAAAGAAGTAAGAGAGGAGATGAAGCAAAGAGGGGTCACTAAGGAGGTTCCTGGTAGCAGTTTTCTCGAAGTAGATGAAAATGTGCATACATCCTGA
- the LOC104419436 gene encoding F-box/kelch-repeat protein At1g74510 — MSKKESSLDLDSRKSLANMLEALSYLVMRHLPSSCQEESRWVYNTFRVLEHSKQLDDADEFSLTKFSRPLDTHYRWDTMRRAQDRSVSKAARVGDKHQAGEKEDSSSLIHQIGRDNSINCLLRCSRSDYGSLAAVNRSFRSLIKSGELYRLRRQMGIVEHWVYFSCNCVEWDAFDPIRSRWLHLPKMSTDECFAFSDKESLAVGTELLVFGREITSHIIYKYSLLTNTWTSGMEMNVPRCLFGSASLGEIGILAGGCDPRGKVLSSAELYNSDTGTWKMLPDMHKARKMCSGVFMDGKFYVIGGTGPGNMKSLTCGEVYDMETRTWREIPNMFPAQNGGTGVTEAPSAAEAPPLLAVVNNELYAADHAAKEVRKYDKVRNSWSTVGSLPERAMSSNGWGIAFRGCGERIVVIGGPRASAGGTIELNSWVPSEGPPQWKLLARKPSGTFVYNCAVMGC, encoded by the coding sequence ATGAGCAAGAAGGAAAGCTCGTTGGACTTGGATAGTAGAAAAAGTCTGGCAAACATGTTGGAAGCTCTATCTTACCTTGTTATGCGACACTTGCCTAGCTCGTGCCAGGAAGAGAGCAGATGGGTTTATAATACTTTTCGTGTGCTTGAGCATTCGAAACAATTGGATGATGCAGATGAATTCTCACTGACAAAGTTTTCCAGGCCACTGGACACACATTACAGGTGGGATACGATGCGGCGTGCTCAGGATCGCTCTGTCTCCAAAGCTGCTCGAGTTGGTGACAAGCATCAAGCCGGCGAGAAAGAGGACTCGAGTTCCCTCATCCATCAGATTGGCCGCGATAACTCCATCAATTGCCTCCTCCGCTGCTCGAGGTCTGATTACGGCTCCCTAGCGGCTGTGAACCGGAGCTTTCGTTCTCTGATCAAGAGTGGCGAGCTCTACCGGCTGAGAAGGCAAATGGGAATCGTCGAACACTGGGTGTACTTCTCCTGCAATTGCGTCGAGTGGGACGCGTTTGATCCCATTCGTAGCCGTTGGTTGCACTTGCCCAAGATGAGTACGGACGAGTGTTTCGCTTTCTCTGATAAGGAGTCGCTGGCTGTCGGTACCGAACTCCTTGTCTTTGGAAGGGAGATAACGTCTCATATCATATACAAGTACAGCCTCCTGACGAACACTTGGACATCAGGCATGGAGATGAACGTGCCTAGGTGCTTGTTCGGGTCGGCCAGCCTTGGAGAAATCGGAATCCTAGCTGGTGGTTGTGATCCAAGAGGCAAAGTCCTGAGCTCCGCTGAGCTATATAACTCGGACACCGGAACGTGGAAGATGCTGCCAGACATGCATAAAGCCAGAAAGATGTGCTCTGGGGTATTCATGGATGGGAAGTTTTACGTGATCGGCGGGACTGGACCAGGGAACATGAAGTCTCTCACCTGCGGAGAAGTGTACGATATGGAGACTAGGACATGGAGGGAGATACCTAATATGTTCCCAGCCCAGAATGGCGGGACTGGGGTGACTGAGGCTCCTTCTGCGGCTGAGGCTCCTCCCCTCCTTGCGGTGGTGAACAATGAGCTCTACGCAGCTGATCATGCAGCGAAGGAGGTCAGGAAGTATGACAAGGTCAGGAACTCATGGTCTACAGTGGGGAGCTTGCCAGAGCGTGCCATGTCATCGAACGGTTGGGGTATCGCTTTTCGGGGATGTGGAGAGAGGATAGTTGTTATCGGCGGACCCAGGGCTTCAGCGGGTGGAACTATTGAACTCAACTCCTGGGTTCCCAGTGAAGGGCCACCACAGTGGAAGCTGCTAGCCAGAAAACCATCAGGTACTTTCGTGTACAACTGTGCTGTGATGGGTTGCTGA
- the LOC104434326 gene encoding probable E3 ubiquitin-protein ligase plr-1, which yields MFPHLCEAWQPQDSVPEETLSQRDEFLIEIYANFVYVRMGSDDADSSSNPHISPTTYKPFRHSRDHLIRDATSWSTISSMLSQVNVPYHVQPLMIRKIHEAARSIANASVNKDLRTLPMVVSIRVVQEVPGETLPVPEVQAELMSVHASGSGAASWSSIQALEKVKVGGGSEEKCVICLDRIMVGSEAVRMPCLHNYHEECIVNWLQRSNLCPLCGFQCLCDSQPFLTRSSGFNQDFDIDLNSGVISARVVLFMFLLGFFSCSDL from the coding sequence ATGTTTCCACATCTCTGTGAGGCATGGCAGCCTCAAGATTCTGTGCCTGAAGAGACCCTTTCACAACGCGATGAGTTCTTGATCGAAATCTATGCAAATTTTGTGTATGTAAGGATGGGGAGCGATGATGCTGATAGCAGCAGTAATCCACACATAAGCCCCACAACTTACAAGCCCTTCAGGCACAGCCGCGACCATCTGATACGAGACGCCACATCCTGGTCGACCATCTCCAGCATGCTTTCCCAGGTCAATGTTCCATACCATGTTCAGCCGCTCATGATCCGGAAAATCCATGAAGCAGCTCGGTCAATCGCCAATGCGTCAGTAAACAAGGACTTGAGGACTCTTCCAATGGTCGTGTCCATAAGGGTGGTTCAAGAAGTCCCTGGAGAGACATTGCCTGTTCCTGAGGTACAGGCTGAACTGATGAGCGTTCACGCAAGCGGGTCAGGGGCTGCGAGCTGGTCATCAATCCAGGCTCTAGAGAAAGTCAAAGTTGGAGGAGGGTCAGAGGAAAAATGCGTGATTTGTTTGGACCGTATTATGGTTGGTTCAGAAGCCGTTCGGATGCCTTGTTTGCACAACTATCATGAAGAATGCATTGTGAACTGGCTGCAGAGGAGTAATCTCTGTCCATTGTGCGGTTTCCAATGCCTATGTGATTCTCAGCCTTTCTTGACGAGGAGTAGCGGCTTTAATCAGGACTTTGACATTGATTTGAATTCGGGAGTAATATCTGCCCGTGTAGTCCTTTTCATGTTCCTGTTAGGTTTCTTTTCTTGCAGTGATCTCTAA